A section of the Sander vitreus isolate 19-12246 chromosome 19, sanVit1, whole genome shotgun sequence genome encodes:
- the LOC144534138 gene encoding RNA-binding protein 4.1-like, translating into MVKIFVGNLPREADQEEIKALFTEYGTVTECAIIKNYAFVHMDDRKDATKAIKNLHLYKLHGTPINVEASHGKNQGAVKLHVANVEKGADDELRALFEEYGSVTECAVVKNFAFVHMSNSEEAMDAIKGLDNSEFQGKRIHVQISKSRPRHDERDDYPPPPPDRGGYWPPRYPGERHDLPPPPSYMRGRLSHIPPGYPAPPLPPPPPRRSVYPERPYEGERERYGVVDYYEKYRARPYGMAYEDQRAGAPPPPPPPSAVVRDRLMTSSLDPYERRPLPPPPSSYYARDRSPLRRAPSAPMPPASNGYSYERSRLSPVSRVPAYGVPRARDPYAERLPPPPPARYAY; encoded by the exons ATGGTGAAGATTTTTGTGGGGAATCTGCCCCGAGAAGCAGACCAGGAGGAAATCAAGGCACTCTTTACGGAGTACGGCACTGTCACAGAATGTGCCATCATCAAGAACTACGCCTTTGTCCACATGGATGACCGCAAGGACGCCACCAAAGCCATTAAGAATCTGCACCTCTACAAGCTTCACGGCACACCTATCAACGTGGAGGCCAGCCACGGGAAGAACCAGGGCGCAGTTAAACTGCATGTAGCTAATGTAGAAAAGGGAGCCGATGATGAGCTCCGTGCGCTGTTTGAAGAGTATGGCTCGGTCACAGAGTGTGCAGTTGTCAAGAATTTTGCTTTTGTACACATGTCTAACTCTGAAGAGGCCATGGATGCCATCAAGGGACTGGACAATTCAGAATTTCAAG gCAAACGCATCCATGTTCAGATTTCTAAGAGCCGTCCCAGACATGATGAACGGGATGActacccccctcctcccccagaCAGGGGTGGCTATTGGCCCCCTCGTTACCCGGGAGAGAGGCACgacctcccccccccacccagcTACATGAGAGGCCGCCTCAGCCATATACCCCCAGGTTACCCTGCTCCTCCGCtgccaccccctccccccagaCGATCCGTTTACCCTGAACGACCCTATGAGGGTGAAAGGGAGAGATACGGCGTGGTAGATTACTATGAGAAGTACAGAGCCCGTCCTTATGGCATGGCCTATGAGGACCAACGTGCTGgcgcccctcctcctccccctcccccctcagcCGTCGTCCGAGACCGCCTTATGACCTCGTCGCTTGACCCCTATGAGCGTCGTCCCCTCCCACCTCCTCCGTCCTCGTACTATGCCCGAGATCGCAGTCCCCTCCGGAGAGCGCCTAGCGCGCCTATGCCCCCTGCCAGTAATGGCTACTCCTACGAGCGCTCTCGACTCTCCCCGGTTTCCCGGGTCCCGGCATACGGAGTTCCACGCGCCAGGGACCCCTACGCAGAACGGCTGCCTCCGCCACCGCCTGCACGCTACGCTTATTAA
- the tifa gene encoding TRAF-interacting protein with FHA domain-containing protein A, whose protein sequence is MMNVSQTMETEEDLLTRLHVQLYHPQQSCKGLFGLLPLGTKSKHSADEPLRLGRDAQACTFALVDARVSRRQLALHAYRTPQSPDLLFAIQNLSQRGRLSVNSSALGYLERMDLPDKALVRFGEYEMLIVRESGEAKGSFEVEFEVLAVPPPRETCMYVPSMSPVMETGSRVINSLPGELSVGLLGPLETDETLMYNS, encoded by the coding sequence ATGATGAATGTCTCCCAGACAATGGAGACGGAGGAGGATCTCCTGACTCGTCTCCACGTCCAACTGTACCACCCTCAGCAGAGTTGTAAGGGCCTTTTCGGTCTGCTTCCTCTGGGGACCAAGAGCAAACATTCGGCAGATGAGCCTCTCAGGCTGGGACGTGACGCCCAGGCCTGCACTTTCGCCCTGGTCGACGCCCGGGTGTCCCGCAGGCAGCTGGCCCTCCACGCCTACCGCACCCCCCAGAGCCCAGACTTGCTGTTCGCCATCCAGAACCTGAGCCAGAGGGGGCGGCTGTCCGTGAACAGCTCGGCGCTGGGCTACCTGGAGAGGATGGATCTCCCGGACAAGGCCCTGGTCCGGTTCGGAGAGTATGAGATGCTGATCGTCCGTGAGTCTGGCGAGGCCAAGGGGAGCTTCGAGGTGGAGTTTGAGGTGCTGGCAGTGCCTCCGCCCAGAGAGACATGCATGTATGTGCCTAGTATGAGCCCTGTCATGGAAACAGGCTCACGCGTGATCAACAGTCTTCCAGGCGAACTCAGCGTTGGCCTCCTTGGCCCCCTTGAGACCGACGAGACTCTCATGTATAATTCCTGA